A genomic segment from Sander vitreus isolate 19-12246 chromosome 3, sanVit1, whole genome shotgun sequence encodes:
- the pgm2l1 gene encoding glucose 1,6-bisphosphate synthase isoform X2 has translation MLASLPLSVSMGDDNGVNGDLNANLRCQSTGDPQLDKAVDQWLTWDKNRRTRAQVEALVAAGRREDLRTRLCSRMSFGTAGLRAPMGAGFNRINDLTVIQSTQGLYSYLSRYFPDFSSRGVVVGFDTRGQEESGCSSQRLARLAAAVMLSRDVPVHLFSTFVPTPYVPYAVKKLGAAAGVMITASHNPKEDNGYKVYWCNGAQISSPHDKEILQSIEEQLEPWSASCWEEELVERCSLRTDPLTQINSFYMDELTSLCFHRDLNRSCPLKFVHSSFHGVGHAFVQQAFHAFGFAPPIPVPEQKDPDPNFSSVRCPNPEEGESVLELSLLLAERENACIVLATDPDADRLAVAEKSDGCGWKVFTGNELAALLGWWMFFNWKEAHPDPADTQKVYMLATTVSSKILQAFARIEGFHYEETLPGFKWIGNRIHELSKTGNSVIFAFEESIGFLCGGMVPEKDGVSSAVVVAEMAAYLHNKQLSLKQQLHNIYQTCLCRDFLSAGMVITCLKRRTSSVTTRPPSRRFSAGSETLTATLRTRRRAVASGSSTSETLPRDMTAAGPTADRYFL, from the exons AACCGGCGGACTCGGGCGCAGGTGGAGGCTCTGGTGGCGGCGGGACGGCGGGAGGATTTGAGGACGAGACTCTGCAGCAGGATGAGCTTCGGCACGGCGGGACTCAGAGCACCCATGGGAGCCGGATTCAACCGGATCAACGACCTCACCGTCATCCAATCAACACAG GGGTTATATTCCTACCTGAGCAGGTATTTCCCAGACTTCAGCAGCAGAGGAGTGGTTGTTGGTTTCGACACCAGAGGACAGGAGGAGAGTGGCTGCAGCAGTcagag gtTGGCGAGGTTGGCGGCCGCGGTGATGCTCAGCAGAGACGTTCCTGTTCATCTCTTCTCCACGTTTGTCCCGACGCCGTACGTG CCGTACGCTGTGAAGAAGCTCGGTGCTGCAGCCGGAGTGATGATCACCGCCTCACACAATCCTAAAGAAGACAACGGATACAAG GTGTACTGGTGTAACGGCGCTCAGATCTCCTCGCCTCATGACAAGGAGATCCTGCAGAGTATCGAGGAGCAGCTGGAGCCCTGGAGCGCCTCCTGCTGGGAGGAGGAGCTGGTGGAGCGCTGCTCCCTGAGGACCGACCCCCTGACCCAGATCAACAGCTTCTACATGGACGAGCTTACCTCGCTCTGCTTCCACAG GGATCTGAACAGAAGCTGTCCGTTGAAGTTTGTCCACTCATCGTTCCACGGCGTCGGACACGCCTTCGTCCAGCAGGCCTTCCACGCGTTTGGCTTTGCTCCGCCGATCCCCGTCCCCGAGCAGAAAGACCCCGACCCCAACTTCTCGTCCGTCCGCTGCCCCAACCCCGAGGAGGGAGAGTCGGTCCTG GAGCTCTCTCTTCTTCTGGCCGAGCGGGAAAATGCTTGCATCGTCCTGGCGACAGATCCCGACGCCGATCGATTGGCTGTCGCAGAGAAGTCTGACGG GTGCGGTTGGAAGGTGTTCACGGGTAACGAGCTGGCGGCCCTGTTGGGTTGGTGGATGTTCTTTAATTGGAAGGAGGCTCATCCCGATCCTGCCGACACTCAGAAGGTTTACATGTTGGCCACCACAGTTTCCTCCAAGATCCTGCAGGCTTTCGCTCGCATCGAGGGCTTCCACTACGAG GAAACTCTTCCTGGGTTCAAGTGGATCGGGAACAGAATACACGAACTCTCCAAAACGGGAAACAGCGTCATCTTTGCCTTCGAGGAGTCGATTG GTTTCCTGTGTGGCGGCATGGTTCCTGAGAAAGACGGCGTGAGTTCGGCAGTGGTTGTGGCTGAGATGGCTGCTTACCTCCACAACAAGCAGCTGAGTCTGAAGCAACAGCTGCACAACATCTACCAGAC TTGCTTGTGTCGTGACTTCCTGTCTGCAGGTATGGTCATCACGTGTCTAAAACGTCGTACGTCATCTGTAACGACCCGCCCACCATCCAGAAGATTTTCAGCCGGATCCGAAACTTTGACGGCGACGCTTCGTACCCGAAGACGTGCGGTGGCGTCCGGATCGTCCACATCAGAGACGTTACCACGGGATATGACAGCAGCCGGCCCGACCGCAGATCG GTACTTCCTGTGA
- the LOC144515933 gene encoding olfactory receptor 8A1-like: MENNSEVVFVLQGLNDSLTSRQMYFAFALMSYLFTIFVNLTLIVTVCLERTLHEPIYIFLCNLCFNSICGASSFYPKLLHGLLADSNVITYAGCLTQIFVVYNYIFCEFTSLTVMAYDRYLAICKPLQYPMLMPVQRVALLLLLTWCFSLLETIIGITLTARLPLCRRHINKIFCTNWEVVKLSCSDTNGNNIYGFVLIFTHTSQTGLILVSYIYLVQASLRLASNRRKFIQTCVPHLATLLIFVSSQVFDFIFARYGGSTLQLLQNLLAAEFLVVPPLINPIIYGINLHQIRSRIIHNFSHKPEI, translated from the coding sequence ATGGAGAATAACTCTGAGGTGGTGTTTGTGCTTCAGGGTCTGAACGACTCTCTGACAAGCCGTCAGATGTACTTTGCCTTCGCCCTGATGTCGTACCTCTTCACCATCTTCGTCAACCTGACGCTCATCGTCACCGTCTGCCTGGAGAGAACACTCCATGAGCCGATATACATCTTCCTGTGCAACCTGTGTTTTAACAGCATCTGCGGAGCGTCGAGTTTCTACCCGAAGCTGCTTCATGGCCTTTTGGCCGACTCAAACGTCATCACGTATGCCGGCTGTTTGACTCAAATATTTGTGgtttacaattacattttctgtgAGTTCACCAGTCTGACCGTCATGGCGTACGACCGCTACTTGGCCATCTGTAAGCCGCTGCAGTACCCGATGCTGATGCCTGTGCAGAGGgtggcactgctgctgctgctcacctGGTGCTTCTCACTGCTGGAGACAATTATCGGTATCACACTGACCGCCAGATTGCCGCTGTGTAGGCGCCACATCAACAAGATTTTCTGCACCAACTGGGAGGTGGTGAAGCTGTCGTGCTCAGACACAAACGGCAACAACATCTACGGCTTCGTGCTAATTTTTACGCACACTTCGCAGACCGGACTCATCCTGGTGTCCTACATCTACTTGGTCCAAGCCTCGCTCAGGTTGGCGTCCAACCGCAGGAAGTTCATACAGACGTGTGTGCCGCACCTGGCCACACTGCTCATCTTTGTCAGCTCGCAGGTGTTTGATTTCATCTTCGCTCGCTATGGCGGCAGCACGCTACAGTTGCTGCAGAACCTGCTGGCCGCAGAGTTCCTGGTGGTCCCGCCTCTCATCAACCCCATCATCTACGGCATCAACCTGCATCAGATCAGGTCCAGGATCATCCACAACTTCTCCCACAAACCAGAGATCTAA
- the pgm2l1 gene encoding glucose 1,6-bisphosphate synthase isoform X1 — protein sequence MLASLPLSVSMGDDNGVNGDLNANLRCQSTGDPQLDKAVDQWLTWDKNRRTRAQVEALVAAGRREDLRTRLCSRMSFGTAGLRAPMGAGFNRINDLTVIQSTQGLYSYLSRYFPDFSSRGVVVGFDTRGQEESGCSSQRLARLAAAVMLSRDVPVHLFSTFVPTPYVPYAVKKLGAAAGVMITASHNPKEDNGYKVYWCNGAQISSPHDKEILQSIEEQLEPWSASCWEEELVERCSLRTDPLTQINSFYMDELTSLCFHRDLNRSCPLKFVHSSFHGVGHAFVQQAFHAFGFAPPIPVPEQKDPDPNFSSVRCPNPEEGESVLELSLLLAERENACIVLATDPDADRLAVAEKSDGCGWKVFTGNELAALLGWWMFFNWKEAHPDPADTQKVYMLATTVSSKILQAFARIEGFHYEETLPGFKWIGNRIHELSKTGNSVIFAFEESIGFLCGGMVPEKDGVSSAVVVAEMAAYLHNKQLSLKQQLHNIYQTYGHHVSKTSYVICNDPPTIQKIFSRIRNFDGDASYPKTCGGVRIVHIRDVTTGYDSSRPDRRSVLPVMRSSQMITFTLQNGVVATLRTSGTEPKIKYYTEYCAAPGNSEASCLEEELGRITAALLDEFLEPERNNLIRRHV from the exons AACCGGCGGACTCGGGCGCAGGTGGAGGCTCTGGTGGCGGCGGGACGGCGGGAGGATTTGAGGACGAGACTCTGCAGCAGGATGAGCTTCGGCACGGCGGGACTCAGAGCACCCATGGGAGCCGGATTCAACCGGATCAACGACCTCACCGTCATCCAATCAACACAG GGGTTATATTCCTACCTGAGCAGGTATTTCCCAGACTTCAGCAGCAGAGGAGTGGTTGTTGGTTTCGACACCAGAGGACAGGAGGAGAGTGGCTGCAGCAGTcagag gtTGGCGAGGTTGGCGGCCGCGGTGATGCTCAGCAGAGACGTTCCTGTTCATCTCTTCTCCACGTTTGTCCCGACGCCGTACGTG CCGTACGCTGTGAAGAAGCTCGGTGCTGCAGCCGGAGTGATGATCACCGCCTCACACAATCCTAAAGAAGACAACGGATACAAG GTGTACTGGTGTAACGGCGCTCAGATCTCCTCGCCTCATGACAAGGAGATCCTGCAGAGTATCGAGGAGCAGCTGGAGCCCTGGAGCGCCTCCTGCTGGGAGGAGGAGCTGGTGGAGCGCTGCTCCCTGAGGACCGACCCCCTGACCCAGATCAACAGCTTCTACATGGACGAGCTTACCTCGCTCTGCTTCCACAG GGATCTGAACAGAAGCTGTCCGTTGAAGTTTGTCCACTCATCGTTCCACGGCGTCGGACACGCCTTCGTCCAGCAGGCCTTCCACGCGTTTGGCTTTGCTCCGCCGATCCCCGTCCCCGAGCAGAAAGACCCCGACCCCAACTTCTCGTCCGTCCGCTGCCCCAACCCCGAGGAGGGAGAGTCGGTCCTG GAGCTCTCTCTTCTTCTGGCCGAGCGGGAAAATGCTTGCATCGTCCTGGCGACAGATCCCGACGCCGATCGATTGGCTGTCGCAGAGAAGTCTGACGG GTGCGGTTGGAAGGTGTTCACGGGTAACGAGCTGGCGGCCCTGTTGGGTTGGTGGATGTTCTTTAATTGGAAGGAGGCTCATCCCGATCCTGCCGACACTCAGAAGGTTTACATGTTGGCCACCACAGTTTCCTCCAAGATCCTGCAGGCTTTCGCTCGCATCGAGGGCTTCCACTACGAG GAAACTCTTCCTGGGTTCAAGTGGATCGGGAACAGAATACACGAACTCTCCAAAACGGGAAACAGCGTCATCTTTGCCTTCGAGGAGTCGATTG GTTTCCTGTGTGGCGGCATGGTTCCTGAGAAAGACGGCGTGAGTTCGGCAGTGGTTGTGGCTGAGATGGCTGCTTACCTCCACAACAAGCAGCTGAGTCTGAAGCAACAGCTGCACAACATCTACCAGAC GTATGGTCATCACGTGTCTAAAACGTCGTACGTCATCTGTAACGACCCGCCCACCATCCAGAAGATTTTCAGCCGGATCCGAAACTTTGACGGCGACGCTTCGTACCCGAAGACGTGCGGTGGCGTCCGGATCGTCCACATCAGAGACGTTACCACGGGATATGACAGCAGCCGGCCCGACCGCAGATCG GTACTTCCTGTGATGAGGAGCAGTCAAATGATCACCTTCACTCTCCAGAACggcgttgtggcaacgctgagAACCAGTGGCACAGAACCCAAAATCAAATACTACACAGAGTACTGCGCCGCGCCGGGGAACAG CGAGGCGTCCTGTCTGGAGGAGGAGTTAGGGAGGATCACCGCCGCCCTGCTGGACGAGTTCCTGGAGCCTGAGAGGAACAACCTGATTCGCCGCCacgtctag